From a single Longimicrobiales bacterium genomic region:
- a CDS encoding PfkB family carbohydrate kinase, with translation MSLLVVGSVALDSVETPFGSVTDALGGSATFFSAAASLYCGVQLVGVVGSDFPIGDLDFLERRGVDLTGLAQEEGESFRWSGVYSFDLNSRETLETRLGVFADFQPKIPDEFRDAEWIFLGNIDPVLQLDVLEQVRAPRFVACDTMNFWIEGKRAELLRLLERVDLVMVNDSEARELSGDYNLLRAARWIQARGPQMVIVKKGEHGAMLFTKDFVFFAPGYPLEEVFDPTGAGDAFAGGFVGYLARAGSSDPIHLRRAMIYGSAMGSFAVEKFGVDRLVDLSAREVHDRVCKFQELTAFEQPVLEEVHA, from the coding sequence ATGAGTCTTCTGGTCGTCGGCAGTGTAGCGCTCGACAGTGTCGAGACCCCCTTTGGCAGCGTCACCGACGCGCTCGGCGGATCCGCCACATTCTTCAGCGCAGCGGCATCGCTGTACTGCGGTGTGCAGCTGGTCGGTGTGGTCGGCAGCGACTTTCCGATCGGTGATCTGGATTTCCTCGAGCGACGCGGGGTGGACCTCACTGGCCTCGCGCAGGAGGAGGGCGAAAGCTTCCGGTGGTCGGGCGTCTACAGCTTCGACCTGAACAGCCGGGAGACGCTGGAGACGCGCCTGGGCGTATTCGCAGATTTCCAGCCGAAGATCCCCGATGAGTTCCGCGACGCGGAGTGGATCTTCCTGGGCAACATCGATCCCGTGCTGCAGCTCGATGTGCTCGAGCAGGTCCGTGCCCCGCGCTTCGTCGCGTGCGACACAATGAACTTCTGGATCGAGGGCAAGCGTGCCGAGCTGCTGCGTCTGCTCGAGCGCGTCGACCTGGTGATGGTCAACGACAGCGAGGCACGCGAGCTGTCAGGGGATTACAACCTGCTCCGTGCCGCACGCTGGATTCAGGCGCGGGGCCCGCAGATGGTCATCGTGAAGAAGGGCGAGCACGGAGCGATGCTGTTCACAAAGGACTTCGTCTTTTTCGCGCCGGGCTACCCGCTGGAGGAGGTATTCGATCCGACGGGAGCCGGTGACGCATTCGCGGGCGGGTTCGTCGGCTACCTGGCGCGCGCCGGATCGAGCGACCCGATCCACCTGCGGCGCGCGATGATCTACGGCTCGGCCATGGGATCGTTTGCCGTGGAGAAGTTTGGTGTCGACCGGCTCGTGGACCTGTCTGCACGCGAAGTGCACGACCGCGTGTGCAAGTTCCAGGAGCTGACCGCGTTCGAGCAGCCCGTCCTCGAGGAAGTGCATGCCTGA
- the purM gene encoding phosphoribosylformylglycinamidine cyclo-ligase — protein MPDDGSSLSYGAAGVDREVAARAKSRIAQLVESTRTEHVVSSAGGFGGLFRVPDGYRKPVMVSSADGVGTKLKVAMLAGRHATVGIDLVNHCVNDILVEGARPLFFLDYIGMGRLEQGIIEALVEGLAVGCRDNECVLLGGETAEMPDFYEPGEYDLAGFIVGMVDEDSRPGSHRVAAGHVLIGFESSGFHTNGYSLLRRLFFDRLAMGVHDRYPDREESIADVLLRPHRSYAPTLLPLITNGSVRALSHITGGGIPENLVRVLPDGVRARVDSSTWTVPQEFTAVQRLGRVERDEMFLTFNMGVGMVAVVAQDDVSRVLDQLRAGGESAWVIGALESGAREVVIT, from the coding sequence ATGCCTGACGACGGCAGCAGCCTGAGCTACGGCGCCGCGGGCGTGGACCGGGAAGTCGCGGCGCGCGCGAAGAGCCGCATCGCCCAGCTCGTCGAGTCCACCCGCACGGAGCATGTAGTGTCGAGCGCCGGCGGTTTCGGCGGGCTGTTCCGGGTGCCGGACGGATATCGGAAGCCGGTAATGGTCTCCAGCGCGGACGGCGTGGGCACGAAGCTGAAGGTGGCGATGCTGGCCGGACGGCACGCCACCGTCGGCATCGACCTCGTGAATCACTGCGTGAATGACATCCTGGTCGAGGGCGCCAGGCCGCTGTTCTTCCTGGACTACATCGGAATGGGCCGGCTGGAGCAGGGCATCATCGAGGCGCTGGTCGAGGGTCTGGCCGTCGGCTGCCGCGACAACGAGTGCGTCCTGCTCGGCGGCGAGACGGCGGAGATGCCCGATTTCTACGAACCCGGCGAGTACGATCTCGCTGGCTTCATCGTCGGTATGGTGGACGAGGACTCGCGTCCCGGCTCGCACCGCGTTGCGGCGGGTCACGTGCTGATCGGCTTCGAGTCCTCGGGATTTCACACCAATGGGTACTCGCTGCTTCGCCGTCTCTTCTTCGACCGCCTGGCCATGGGCGTCCATGACCGTTATCCCGACAGGGAGGAGAGCATTGCGGACGTGCTGCTCCGCCCGCATCGCAGTTACGCGCCAACGCTGCTGCCTCTCATCACGAACGGCAGTGTCCGTGCGCTCTCGCACATCACGGGTGGAGGTATACCGGAGAACCTCGTGCGCGTGCTGCCGGACGGCGTGCGCGCCCGAGTCGACTCGAGTACGTGGACTGTGCCGCAGGAGTTCACGGCCGTTCAGCGTCTGGGACGTGTGGAGCGCGACGAGATGTTCCTCACGTTCAACATGGGAGTCGGCATGGTCGCCGTCGTCGCCCAGGACGATGTGAGCCGCGTACTGGATCAGCTGCGCGCCGGCGGTGAGTCGGCGTGGGTGATCGGCGCACTGGAATCCGGCGCGCGCGAAGTGGTGATCACGTGA